One genomic segment of Syngnathus acus chromosome 1, fSynAcu1.2, whole genome shotgun sequence includes these proteins:
- the gpank1 gene encoding G patch domain and ankyrin repeat-containing protein 1 — protein sequence MAGLGFTRARKQDIFSIEAFEPSPSQTSSTSSGQEARQFYENLLIDDQVTFMRPSGQHRANTKTNRGSSKRRTETQAVGTERRTTGGAEGNRTRETTSGHVNSEMSTELQGLRLLRFAQDGDLAGLKDLLSKGVDINFQDTFFWTGMMCASWSGHRAAVRLLLEEGAAWVGVVDTQGRDAKDLALEAGHSGVLEELENYGMSPPQQTHTSSAQPRWCEACGVEYTIGLSSHLSSTLHQFNMKRPPPAPYYCLPPSANSYKMMLSCGWRPGWGLGPDGRGPKRPVATVLKRDQKGLGYGAITRARVTHFKAGDREAVKPQRPEKEGRGRKAKTKKQIWRKEQQEKAWERDFRASFYL from the exons ATGGCTGGGTTAGGTTTTACCCGTGCCAGAAAACAGGACATTTTTAGCATAGAGGCGTTTGAACCATCGCCTTCTCAAACAAGCAGCACATCCAGCGGACAAGAGGCCAGACAGTTCTATGAAAACCTCCTCATAGATGATCAAGTGACTTTCATGAGACCATCTGGACAACATCGTGCAAATACGAAGACGAACAGGGGTTCCAGTAAAAGGAGGACTGAAACACAAGCCGTGGGGACGGAAAGAAGAACGACTGGAGGAGCGGAAGGCAACCGAACAAGAGAGACGACAAGCGGACATGTCAACTCTGAGATGTCCACGGAGCTCCAGGGTCTCCGACTGCTCCGTTTTGCCCAAGATGGAGACCTCGCTGGGTTGAAGGACTTGCTTTCGAAGGGGGTGGACATCAACTTCCAG GATACCTTTTTCTGGACTGGCATGATGTGCGCAAGCTGGTCAGGACATAGAGCTGCGGTGAGGCTGCTGTTGGAGGAAGGTGCCGCCTGGGTGGGCGTTGTTGACACTCAGGGTCGGGATGCCAAAGATCTCGCCTTGGAGG CGGGCCACAGTGGCGTtttggaggagctggagaacTATGGGATGAGTCCACCTCAACAAACTCATACCAG CTCGGCCCAGCCTCGGTGGTGCGAAGCATGCGGTGTGGAGTATACAATCGGCCTGTCATCTCATCTGTCCTCCACGCTGCATCAGTTCAATATGAAACGCCCCCCGCCAGCTCCGTACTACTGTCTCCCACCTTCCGCCAACAGTTACAAGATGATGCTTAGCTGTGGCTGGCGGCCCGGCTGGGGCCTGGGTCCGGATGGACGAGGACCCAAGCGACCCGTGGCCACAGTCCTGAAGCGGGACCAGAAAGGCCTCGGCTACGGGGCAATAACGAGAGCCAGAGTGACTCACTTCAAAGCGGGGGATCGGGAAGCAGTGAAACCACAGCGTCCAGAGAAAGAGGGACGGGGCCGGAAGGCGAAGACGAAAAAACAGATTTGGAGAAAAGAACAACAAGAGAAGGCCTGGGAAAGAGATTTCCGTGCCTCTTTCTATCTTTGA
- the LOC119129997 gene encoding PRELI domain-containing protein 1, mitochondrial-like isoform X2: protein MVKYFTNKSDIGDTWDHVVSAFWQRYPNPFSTHVLTEDVVHREVTTDHRLLSRRLLTKTNRLPRWAERFFPTGMSRSVYIVEDSIVDPVSRSLTTYTWNLNHTTLMSVEERCVFRDSEELPGVTQLKREAWISSSIYGFSRPIQEFGLARFKSNQAKAMKGLEYALSNLQGETPQRLLRGPVKEASDKAKGATKSLASSTTQNPRQYV from the exons ATGGTCAAGTACTTTACTAACAAAAGTGACATCGGCGACACGTGGGACCATGTCGTGTCTGCGTTCTGGCAGCGCTATCCCAACCCCTTCAG CACGCACGTTCTCACGGAGGATGTCGTGCACCGCGAGGTGACCACGGACCACCGGCTCCTTTCCAGACGTCTGCTCACCAAGACCAACCGGCTGCCGCGCTGGGCCGAGCGCTTCTTCCCCACTGGCATGTCGCGCTCCGTGTACATTGTGGAGGACTCCATCGTGGACCCGGTCAGCCGGAGTCTGACAACGTACACCTGGAACCTCAACCACACCACTCTCATG TCGGTGGAGGAGCGTTGTGTTTTCCGAGACTCGGAAGAGCTGCCGGGAGTCACCCAACTGAAACGAGAGGCATGGATCTCCTCCAGCATTTACGGCTTCTCTCGACCCATCCAG GAGTTTGGATTGGCCCGCTTCAAAAGCAACCAAGCGAAAGCTATGAAAGGGCTGGAATACGCGCTGTCAAATCTGCAAG GAGAGACGCCCCAGCGGCTGCTCAGGGGTCCAGTGAAGGAAGCCTCCGACAAGGCTAAAGGAGCCACCAAGAGCCTGGCCTCTTCCACCACGCAGAACCCTCGGCAGTACGTCTGA
- the LOC119129997 gene encoding PRELI domain-containing protein 1, mitochondrial-like isoform X1 → MVKYFTNKSDIGDTWDHVVSAFWQRYPNPFSTHVLTEDVVHREVTTDHRLLSRRLLTKTNRLPRWAERFFPTGMSRSVYIVEDSIVDPVSRSLTTYTWNLNHTTLMSVEERCVFRDSEELPGVTQLKREAWISSSIYGFSRPIQEFGLARFKSNQAKAMKGLEYALSNLQDAGETPQRLLRGPVKEASDKAKGATKSLASSTTQNPRQYV, encoded by the exons ATGGTCAAGTACTTTACTAACAAAAGTGACATCGGCGACACGTGGGACCATGTCGTGTCTGCGTTCTGGCAGCGCTATCCCAACCCCTTCAG CACGCACGTTCTCACGGAGGATGTCGTGCACCGCGAGGTGACCACGGACCACCGGCTCCTTTCCAGACGTCTGCTCACCAAGACCAACCGGCTGCCGCGCTGGGCCGAGCGCTTCTTCCCCACTGGCATGTCGCGCTCCGTGTACATTGTGGAGGACTCCATCGTGGACCCGGTCAGCCGGAGTCTGACAACGTACACCTGGAACCTCAACCACACCACTCTCATG TCGGTGGAGGAGCGTTGTGTTTTCCGAGACTCGGAAGAGCTGCCGGGAGTCACCCAACTGAAACGAGAGGCATGGATCTCCTCCAGCATTTACGGCTTCTCTCGACCCATCCAG GAGTTTGGATTGGCCCGCTTCAAAAGCAACCAAGCGAAAGCTATGAAAGGGCTGGAATACGCGCTGTCAAATCTGCAAG ACGCAGGAGAGACGCCCCAGCGGCTGCTCAGGGGTCCAGTGAAGGAAGCCTCCGACAAGGCTAAAGGAGCCACCAAGAGCCTGGCCTCTTCCACCACGCAGAACCCTCGGCAGTACGTCTGA